The sequence agttacaaagagattatataaaaataaacctacaaacAGATGTAGCTTGATACAAtacgtaaaattataaaattacttttattataaagtagatctaacagattatAAGGAATAATGTCAATTTATAGATCTTTTGGATGCGGCGCGCTGTGGAATATGAGGGTCCCGATCCAACAAATTAAtcaaaagactcgaaaatattgCGTCGTATCATTAATTTGCTCCTACTATAActactgattttttttcatatctgaaaatgaagttttgatCTCATAATCTCATTACTTGGAACCTCCtccaaaaaattccaaaaatagATCATTTGAAATTGATCTTTTGAGCTTCTCTACTGTGGCTCATGTGCTTATCTATgctatagaatttttctaaaaaaaaataaaaaataaaaaaatctcaaatgcCTGATCGCGACCTAAGTCGCAACCCaagtttttagatttttttgtggCACTCTATTATTGAGATCAGACTAGcatttactacaagaaaattgtttatttgtggccagttaattccagcgaaatgattatttacagctaaaataaatatgttttggtcacaaatagtatttttgccgCAACCAAATAATCACAAAAgcccttttttcttgtagtatatatatatatatatatatatttatatatatatatatcgtacgTATGCGTACTTAATtgattgttaaaaaatactattctcAAGTCAATATTTAGAGCATGCATATATGCTAGTTAAAGTAATTgtatggcataatttgatttgaaaagtaaattttacaaatcaaatattgcaATTTAAGTTATGTGAATGGTGTGTTCTACACACTagcttaataataaaataactcttgATTGTTAACAAATGAAATGATTAAAATCTTTAAAGCTAAAAACTTTGAGAAGTAAAATGTTCGAAATTAGAGTATATGCTTTAGCTGGATATGCTTGGAACGTTATTGATATTAATGTTTGGCGGGAGCAGGTCCCTTCTTTTGTTCACCATGCCTTatggtttgaaaaaaattgatgtatTGGTGTTATTTTCAGATGAATGAAGTTCtgttatcaaaaaaaaagaaaagaaattagagTATATgactttatattatatgtatatgtatgtatgtatgtatgtatgtatgtatgtgtgtgtatatatatatatatatatatatatatatatatatatattatgccttTGATTTTTTAGAAACCCAACAGAAATAACAACCTTGTTAGTTGAAAAACGCCCAAATTCAAGGACAAGATTTAATTATTCAGAAACTGCCATGCATCAACTGGTGGAGAATGCTTTGGATCGAtcagtaatgctacatacagtcgtggaatgcGCAAACGCCgcgcagtcgctttgaaaaagagtggggtctactgttaaaaaattaatttcttttcatgtgggtcacatatttattcacttttttcaaagcgaatGCGCGGCGcttacacactcacgactgcaagtatcatttctcttggATCGATATAGAAAGTGAGAGAGCCCAAGGCACCGCATGATATGACAGGTGAAAGCAAAGACAGAGGAAGGACCACAAAGCAAAATAGTTTTTAAGCCTCTAATTTGAGCTACATGTCATATTAATGAACTGTCACAGAGTCACGTCACATTAAAATACTCTGACAAAAAGAACAGTACGAATGACACAGACTCCATGGAGATAGACATTATCTATCCCTCCAGActtatggtataaatagcaagtttCAGATACGAGAAACTCTCTTTGAtctctagactctctcatttatttacaaacttccaagagaatttactgactttggcatcaaagACTCCCCAGCTCCAAGGCCGTTCTCTCCCAATTACATTCTTATCTATTTTTGCAGGCCCAAATTTTGAAGACTTGGATTGCTGGAATATACTCCAAAAGcatacgaaacacgacgttaacataAAGCATTTAACCTAACTCTCGTAGCTAAGCAAAGTTGGTGGGAAAAAATGAGGGAACAAAATACTTTCCCTAGGTTAATTCCTCCAATAACCTGCTCGTAGAAAGTTAGAAACACATCCTTTGCAAGGGATGGTATATATGGAGAAAAAACAATTTTGCAGTAGAGATGGGAAATGGAAGTTAGGAGATCATGGCCAGTCGATAGGGGTTTGGGATGATAAATGGCTACATCTTACGTACGATTACATAAAAAGGGTTCTCCAAGAAGATCGTGCGGTGATGGACTAGGTGATCATTGTTAAAGAAAACGTACTCAGCTCCTTTTGAGCTCCTTCAGAATTCCTGTTTCAACTTCAAGATAGAGTGAGAGATCAGAGATAGCTCGACacaataaatgaattttataatatttattgaatatttaatgatACTCAAGAAATTTACTCAATCAGCAATAAACATTGTATATATAACTCAATTACATGCCTTTCTCTTTCCCACTCGATGTCCTAGTGTTCGAGTACAAACTCTAGGGATCTAAATCCCAAGACAACAGATTGGCGTACATGTTTTCTTCCGGCATGAAACTGAGGTCATTCTTAAACATAATCTCTTTAAAAggagaaattattaaatactCATCGAGTATGAATGAAGTAGTTCTCTTATCATATCACACAATAtgtcatataatttaaattattatataagcataaattttaattgatatgacattttataattaaagaattatACTACGTATCGGTATTTCAagattatctaataattacattaAATAATATCCATGTGATATAAGTTGATTTagaagttaaaatttaaattttaaattttaaattttacaaatgaaATCATTCAAATAACACTACTCGCAATTTATAATATGGACCTAGAATAAATCAAGAATATGAAGGTAGGGCatcaatgagaaatattttagttataaaaagattatataaaagtaaacttacaaattgatatagtttgatatagtacgtcaaattataaaattatttttattataaaataaatataataaatcacataaaattatatcaatttatagatttatttttatatacctTATGTATATAGAACTTCTCGGCATCAATATATTAGTATGGGCTGGCTCGAAGACTCTGTACTTTTGGATGCGGCGCGCTGTGGAATATGAAGGTCCCGatccaacaaattaatgaaaagacttgaaaatattGCATCGTATCATTTGCTCCTACCATAACTACTGATTTTTTTCATATctgaaaatgaagttttgatCTCATAATCTCATTACTTGGAACCTACtccaaaaaattccaaaaatagGTCATTTGGAATTGATCTTCTGAGCTTCTCTACTGTAACTCATGTGCTTATCTATGCTatagaatttttatatatataaaaaaaaaaaaaagaaatatcttAAATTAATGCGTGATCGCGACTTAAATCgcaacccaagtttttaaattttttttgtggcaCTCTATTATTGAGACCGGCGTCGTGCATACGCATACTTAAttgattgttaaaaaatattattttcgagTCAATGTTTAGAACATATATAGTAGTTAAAGTAATtgtatgatataatttaatttgaaaagtaaattttacaaatcaaatatagaTGTGTGAATTGTGTGCTCTACACATCAgtttaataatgaaataattcttTATTGTTAACTAATCATAGAATGATTAAAATctttaaagttaaaaacttcTAGAAGTAAAATGTTTCAAATTAGAGTATAtgacttaatatatatatatatatatatatatatatatatatatattctgccttagattttttagaaacccaacaaaaataacaaCCTTGTTAGTTGCAAAAGGCCCAAAGTCAAGGACAAGATTTAATTATTCAGAAACAGCCATGCATCAACTGGTGGAGAATGCTTTGGATCGATATAGAAAGTGAGAGAGACCAAGGCACCACATGATATGAGAGGTGAGAgcgaagagagagggaggaccACAAAGCAATAGAGTTTTTAAGCCTCTaaccctaatatatatatatatatatttgaattatagagacaaaagaacaaaagggtccaactcaaaatttttacaaaataaaaaaacagagacCCCTCCCCACCGCCCAAGTGGCCCCACAAGAAATCCACCTACATAGACAGATACCCAATTGGAAATCAGAGAATAAGATGGACTCAAAACTATAGCCAATAAACACTGAGATAAGACCCAAGTAATGGGTCCGGGGAGTATttcacttttaaatataaagattttTCAATATCAAGTCttaaattctttaatttaatcattacctaatcattacaattttttaaataaaatataaaaaaaattattttttcaaatttcaaaataaaaataatattaaaaaaatatattcaaacaatttatcaactttataatatttttattcaattttttttctctctctccattttcaaaatctaatgaaacgtcttaactcaaactaattcactactattcataaatatacTGAGAAATCCACctaaaagtttcatttttttaaagtgagtcttattgtttttttcaaatggtttatatattatgaatttgtatctcaaatataaaattcaaaattttacttttattttaaattatttataatgaaaaggGACCACACACACTCACAATAATTGAACATTAATTTGGTCCCCCTAAATAAGTAGATGACAACATTGATATTCCTTTGTGAAATGTTTTCATTCTTTTAGTTTGCCTAACAATCTGTACTACTTCTGCATCATAATTAGAAAGCTTTCTTTCATGATCACTGAAAAGAAAGCTGCAAATGCCGTGGGAGGCAAGACGGCACGAGCTTGTGATAGCTGTGTGCGTAGGCGGGCTAGCTGGTTTTGTGCTGCCGATGATGCTTTTCTTTGTCAAGCTTGCGATGCATCGGTGCACTCCGCCAATCAATTAGCAAGCAGACACGAAAGGGTTCGGCTCCAGATATCATCTGTGAAACCCAAAAACGAACGTTCAAGAACCGATGATGATTCTCCACCAGCATGGCACCGTGGTTTCACACGCAAGGCGCGAACCCCACGCCATAACAAGCCTATATCTGTGCAGCGACAGGCTAAAGAGGAGGAGAATGTCTTGGAACTTCTGCCTGTTGTTCCAGAGATTGGCAGTGAAGTAGATTCCCCAGATGCCTGCAATGAAGAACATGAGCTTCTTTACCGGGTTCCTATCTTCGACCCTTTTGCTGCTGAACTTTGCCATGAAATGGAAAACACGATTGAGGATGAGAGAACCACCATGGGGATGAAGAATGAAGTGGGGACAGTGGTGGGTGATGATTATGGACAAGGTGGGGTTTGTGACTTGGATGATTTACATGGGTTTCTGTCCTCAGAAATGGAGCTTGCTGGTTTTGCTGCTGATGTTGAGAACCTTTTAGGCAAAGGACTTGACGATGAGGAATCTGCTGCTGACATCAAAGGATTGGGACTTCTAGGATACTGTAAAGAGGAAGATGGAAATGATTTGTGCATTGATGTTGGAGAGAGAAGAGTAAAGGTTGAAGAGGAGGATCAAGAGATGGAAGCTGCTATCGTAGCATGTGATGATCAATTGAATCCATTAATGGTGGAGAACATGAGAGAAACATTAGATTGGAAATTTGATTACGAGTTGCAGCAGTTTGCTGGAGATCAGGATCAGGAGAAGGCAACTCCCATGGCAGAAAAGGAAACGATGTGCGGAAAAGGATCATGTGAAGAGGAGATGATAAGGAAGGAGATGTTTTTGAGGCTAAACTATGAGGAAGTTATTAAAGCTTGGGCTGGCCAGGGTTGTCCATGGACGACAGGAACACGACCGGAGCTCAATCCTGACCCGCTGTACTGCTGGCCAGACTTCATGGTACTGATCTCCCTCTCCAGGCCTCTTACTGATTTCTCTCACACCGTTTTTTCGTTCTTTGAGTGATTTTCTGTCCCTCACTTCATGGTACTAAATCATGAGTTATGTATTGATGAAATTACAGGGAGAAGCTCATGATCAGCCTGCATATGGAGATACAGGAGTAGTAGTAGGCATTGATGAAGAAAACCATGCGGGATGGCGGGATCATGAGGTTAGAGAAGCAAGAGTATCAAGGTACAGAGAGAAGAGAAGGACACGCTTGTTCTCAAAGAAGATAAGGTACCAAGTACGGAAACTGAACGCGGAGAAGAGGCCAAGAATGAAAGGCAGATTTGTTAAGAGGACGTCCACCTTCCTCATGGGGACTTCTATTCCTACTGCTGCCGCCGCATTTCCCTACCTCAACAAATAACCGTTATTTAACTAATTAACTGCCAAGTTTGATTGGCCAAGTTGGAATAGTTAAGGTCATGGTCGTTTAATTAGGGCTCTTAATTAGGCTGCCTAGCTTTGATTACTTGCATGTTATGTCATAAATGTCAGTAATTAGCTACGTACGCAGCTTATTaccttaactctctctctctctctaacatgTTAGAGTACTGATGT comes from Juglans microcarpa x Juglans regia isolate MS1-56 chromosome 8S, Jm3101_v1.0, whole genome shotgun sequence and encodes:
- the LOC121245089 gene encoding zinc finger protein CONSTANS-LIKE 16-like, with amino-acid sequence MITEKKAANAVGGKTARACDSCVRRRASWFCAADDAFLCQACDASVHSANQLASRHERVRLQISSVKPKNERSRTDDDSPPAWHRGFTRKARTPRHNKPISVQRQAKEEENVLELLPVVPEIGSEVDSPDACNEEHELLYRVPIFDPFAAELCHEMENTIEDERTTMGMKNEVGTVVGDDYGQGGVCDLDDLHGFLSSEMELAGFAADVENLLGKGLDDEESAADIKGLGLLGYCKEEDGNDLCIDVGERRVKVEEEDQEMEAAIVACDDQLNPLMVENMRETLDWKFDYELQQFAGDQDQEKATPMAEKETMCGKGSCEEEMIRKEMFLRLNYEEVIKAWAGQGCPWTTGTRPELNPDPLYCWPDFMGEAHDQPAYGDTGVVVGIDEENHAGWRDHEVREARVSRYREKRRTRLFSKKIRYQVRKLNAEKRPRMKGRFVKRTSTFLMGTSIPTAAAAFPYLNK